CGCGCCGGCGTCGACGAGCGTCTCCGTGACCCCCGTCGCGAGCATCTCCCGGTAGACCGCCCCCGAGGCAGGGACGACGACCATCCGGACGCCCGGTGCGAGTTCCTCCCCCGCGAGGATGTCCGCGACGAGTCTGATGTCCTCGTACCGCCCGTTGGTGCAGGTCCCGACGAACAGCTGGTCGAGCGGGGTCCCTTCGACGTCGGTGACGTCCACGGCGTTCTCGGGGTTCGACGGCTTCGAAACCTGTGGGGCGATGGCCGACCCGTCGTAGGAGTAGACGGCCTCGTACTCGGCCGACTCACCCGCGTGGGCGTACGCGGGAATCTCGACCGTGTCCCCGGTCTGGGCTTCGAGGAACCGCACCGTTCGGTCGTCGGCCTCGACGATTCCCGCCTTGCCGCCCATCTCGATGGCCATGTTCGCGAGGACCAGCCGTTCGTAGATGGGCAGCGACTCGACGGTCGACCCCGCGTACTCGGCGGCCCGGTACGTACAGCCGTCGAAGCCGACGTCGCCGATGAACCGCAAGATGAGGTCCTTCGCGTACACGCCGTCCGCGAGGTCGCCGTCGACCTCGAACCGGAGGGTCGTCGGGACGCGGAACCACAGCTCGCCGGTGGCGAGTGCCGTCCCCAGGTCCGAGGAGCCGACGCCGGTCCCGAAGCCCCCGAGTCCGCCGTAGGTCGTCGAGTGTGAGTCCGCGCCGATGACCAGGTCACCGGGTCCGACGAACCCCTCCTCGACGAGCACCTGGTGACAGATGCCGTCGCCGACGTCGTACTGCGCCGCCCCGTGTTCGGCCGCGAACTCCCGGAGCCGGTTGTGGTTGTTCGCGGCCTGCACGCCGTCGGCGGGCGCGTGGTGGTCGATGGTGAACACGGTCCGCTCGGGGGCGAACAGCGTCCCGTCCCCGCCGGTCACCTCCTCGAAGGTGTCGAACGCGAGGGGGCCGGTGATGTCGTGAGCCATCGCGACGTCGATGTGCGCTTCGACGTACTCGCCCGCACGGACGTCCGCGCCCGATTTCGCGGAGAGGAGGTTCTCCGCGAACGTCTTGGTCTCGTCGCGGTCGCGCATCACTGCTCGCCTCCCATATCACCCATGTTACCCTCGCGAGAGCCGGTGGCGGCCGACGAGACCGTCTCCAGCACCCGCTCGACGGTCCCGCCCATGAGAACGTGGCTCGTCGCGCCGAGGCCGAGTCGGTCGGACACCTCGCGGGCGACCGCCTCCACTCGCGCGACGTCCGCCGAGACGTCGACGTCCATCCCGTCGAGCATCCGGACCAGGTCCTCCGTCGGGGTGTTGCCGACGCCTCGCAGCCCGCCCGGGAGGACGACGCCGCCGCCGAGTCCGCACACCGAGGAGTCGAAGCGGTCGACGCCACACTGCATCGCGACGAGCGTGTTCGCGAGGCTCATCCCGTTCGTGTCGTGCAGGTGGAGCCCGACGTCCAGGTCGGGGTGCCGCTCGAACACCGCGGTGAACAGCTCGTACACCTCACGCGGGTTCGCGAGCCCCATCGTCGTCGCCAGCGTCACCTCGTCGACGCCCGCCTCGACGACCCGGTCGACGACGGTCAGCGTCGCCTCCATCGGGATGCGCCCCTCGTAGGGGCAGTAGAAGCTCGTCCCCATCCCGGCTTCGACCGCGATGCCGTGGTCGTGTGCGAGGTCGACCGTCGCCTCGATCTCGTCCAGTGTCTCTGCGACCGTCATCGACTGGTTCTTCGCGCTATAGCTCTCTGAGACCGTCACGAGCGCGTTCACCTTGTCGACCTCGGCCGCGACGGCACGTTCGGTGCCGATTCGATTGGGGACGAGCGCGCGATAGGTCACCTCGGGGTTGCGGTCGATCCGTCTCGCGACCTCGTCGGCGTCTCGCAGCGTGGGGACCGCCTTCGGGTGCGTGAAGGAGGTGAACTCGATCTCGTCGACGCCGGTGGTCGACAGCGCGTCGATGAGTTCGACCTTCTCGGCCGTCGGGACGAACTCGTCCAGTCGCTGAAAGCCGTCTCGCGGGAGCATCTCGACCAGGTGGGCTTCGTCGGGGAGCGAAAGCGAGAAGGTCATATCACACCCTCCGCGTCGAGTTCGACGAGCGTCTCCGCGTCGTACCCCAGGATGTCGCCGTACACCCGGTCGTTGTGCGCGCCGAGGGCGGGACCGAGAAAGTCGATGCCGCCGGGCGTCTCGCTGAAACGAGGAAAGGTGTTCTGGACGCGAACCTCGCCCACGTCGGGGTCGTCGACAGAGACCACCGCCTCGCGCGCCCGATAGTGCTCGTCGGCGAGGATGTCCTCGACGTTGTAGACGGGGCCGAGAGTCGCATCACACGCCTCGAAGCGGGCCATGACCTCCTCGCGCGTGTGTCGGTCCATCCACTCTTGGATGATGGCGTCGAGTTCGTCGCGGTTCGCCACGCGCGCGGCGTTGTCCGCGAAACGCGGGTCGTCTCTGAGGTCGGGCCGCTCGATGGCCTCGAGCGTCCGCATGGCGAGCGGCTGTGCGCTCGCGGAGATGGCGACCCAGCGGTCGTCTTTCGTGCGGTAGACGTTCCGCGGTGCCGAGGAGTTCGACTGGTTGCCCGACCGCTCTTCGATCTCGCCGAGGAGGTCGTAGCTGAGCGGCTGTGGCCCGAGCAGGCTGAAGATGGGCTCGATGAGGCTGGTGTCGATGACCTGGCCCGACCCGCCGTTGACGTCGCGGTGATAGAGCGCGAACGCGACGGCGAACGTCGAGAAGAGCGCGGCGATGCTGTCGGCCAGCCCCGTCGGCGGCAACAGCGGTGGTCGGTCGGGAAACCCGTTCAGATACGCGAAGCCGCTCATCGCTTCCGCCAGGGTGCCGAACCCCGGGCGGTTCGCGTACGGACCGTCCTGGCCGAACCCCGAGACCCTGAGCATCACCAGGCCCGGGTTCAGCTCCTGTAGGCGGTCGTACCCGAGGTTCCACTTCTCGAACGTCCCGGGGCGGAAGTTCTCGACGAGGACGTCCGCCTCGCTCACGAGGTCCTCGAAGACCACCTGGCCCCGCTCGCTCCCGAGGTCGAGGGTGACTGACTGCTTGTTCCGGCCCAGATACTTCCACCAGAGGCCGGCCCCGTTCTTCTGTGGGCCGAAGTTACGGAGGTGGTCGCCGAACGCCGGATGTTCGATCTTGATGACGGTCGCGCCGAAGTCGGCGAGGATCCGACCGACGGTCGGTCCGGAGATCATCGAGCCGGCCTCGATGACGGTGACGCCGTCGAGTGGCCGCACGGCAGTAGTTGAATCTGACATGGCTGGTGCTGGTGCGTACTCCCCCGTGTCGC
This is a stretch of genomic DNA from Salinigranum halophilum. It encodes these proteins:
- a CDS encoding aconitase/3-isopropylmalate dehydratase large subunit family protein, which produces MRDRDETKTFAENLLSAKSGADVRAGEYVEAHIDVAMAHDITGPLAFDTFEEVTGGDGTLFAPERTVFTIDHHAPADGVQAANNHNRLREFAAEHGAAQYDVGDGICHQVLVEEGFVGPGDLVIGADSHSTTYGGLGGFGTGVGSSDLGTALATGELWFRVPTTLRFEVDGDLADGVYAKDLILRFIGDVGFDGCTYRAAEYAGSTVESLPIYERLVLANMAIEMGGKAGIVEADDRTVRFLEAQTGDTVEIPAYAHAGESAEYEAVYSYDGSAIAPQVSKPSNPENAVDVTDVEGTPLDQLFVGTCTNGRYEDIRLVADILAGEELAPGVRMVVVPASGAVYREMLATGVTETLVDAGAIVQAAGCGPCAGYHQGVLGDGDVCLATANRNFPGREGSMESRVYLASPATVGVSALYGEITDPRTHATNRYDDHVVSSSTTAGGAES
- a CDS encoding CaiB/BaiF CoA transferase family protein produces the protein MSDSTTAVRPLDGVTVIEAGSMISGPTVGRILADFGATVIKIEHPAFGDHLRNFGPQKNGAGLWWKYLGRNKQSVTLDLGSERGQVVFEDLVSEADVLVENFRPGTFEKWNLGYDRLQELNPGLVMLRVSGFGQDGPYANRPGFGTLAEAMSGFAYLNGFPDRPPLLPPTGLADSIAALFSTFAVAFALYHRDVNGGSGQVIDTSLIEPIFSLLGPQPLSYDLLGEIEERSGNQSNSSAPRNVYRTKDDRWVAISASAQPLAMRTLEAIERPDLRDDPRFADNAARVANRDELDAIIQEWMDRHTREEVMARFEACDATLGPVYNVEDILADEHYRAREAVVSVDDPDVGEVRVQNTFPRFSETPGGIDFLGPALGAHNDRVYGDILGYDAETLVELDAEGVI
- a CDS encoding hydroxymethylglutaryl-CoA lyase is translated as MTFSLSLPDEAHLVEMLPRDGFQRLDEFVPTAEKVELIDALSTTGVDEIEFTSFTHPKAVPTLRDADEVARRIDRNPEVTYRALVPNRIGTERAVAAEVDKVNALVTVSESYSAKNQSMTVAETLDEIEATVDLAHDHGIAVEAGMGTSFYCPYEGRIPMEATLTVVDRVVEAGVDEVTLATTMGLANPREVYELFTAVFERHPDLDVGLHLHDTNGMSLANTLVAMQCGVDRFDSSVCGLGGGVVLPGGLRGVGNTPTEDLVRMLDGMDVDVSADVARVEAVAREVSDRLGLGATSHVLMGGTVERVLETVSSAATGSREGNMGDMGGEQ